One part of the Tachysurus fulvidraco isolate hzauxx_2018 chromosome 23, HZAU_PFXX_2.0, whole genome shotgun sequence genome encodes these proteins:
- the LOC113651794 gene encoding transcription factor-like 5 protein isoform X2 yields MTMPVSGKTSHVMPPSGQYLSEPVNMIVSQKGCDQAQVINLMEMTKVEYTHLQHLIQSHMIAQDGAEEVQGNPPSSKDCESEKSCKMSPSPYTSPACHPDASSSSSLATDELFVSVPNNQGPEDSKEVKMLLYSDVSNTSCLGQSTPLCSGEVPSSEETNIRSIREAVRERNRMDLGSRPNPPARVCLEKRFACNSSDLTEKQGAQAAVLNTFLSILCNSTDITGIAVHSQAEGNCCQLVDCSKHPEDNASKKLSISKTADSVPSSPYIIYTDTTNEELVINIENDIIQKAMKRAKRQGARKLQVRDRNIIQGPGKWKLDSTLPAGKSGGTARPPIKVNQRKEKHNFKERDRRKRIRLCCNELNTLVPYCNSDTDTATTLQWTIAYLKYIREIYGDSLKQGFQKTFCGTTGVRIKPSCADDATKCENATSKE; encoded by the exons ATGACCATGCCAGTATCAGGTAAGACATCACATGTGATGCCTCCTTCGGGTCAGTACCTATCTGAACCTGTGAACATGATCGTCAGTCAGAAGGGATGTGACCAAGCTCAGGTGATCAACCTTATGGAAATGACCAAGGTTGAATACACACACCTTCAGCACCTCATTCAATCCCATATGATAGCTCAGGACGGTGCCGAAGAGGTCCAGGGAAATCCACCGTCTTCTAAAGACTGCGAGAGTGAAAAGAGCTGCAAGATGTCTCCATCTCCATACACGTCACCTGCGTGTCATCCAGATGcatcttcttcatcctctttAGCCACAGATGAGCTGTTTGTTTCGGTACCTAATAACCAGGGACCAGAAGACAGTAAGGAAGTTAAAATGCTGCTTTACAGTGATGTGAGTAACACCAGTTGTTTAGGACAGAGCACTCCACTCTGCAGTGGTGAGGTTCCCAGCTCCGAGGAGACAAACATCAGGTCTATCAGGGAagcagtaagagagagaaaccGAATGGACCTTGGTTCAAGACCTAACCCACCCGCACGGGTTTGTTTGGAGAAGAGATTCGCTTGCAACTCGAGCGATTTAACCGAAAAACAGGGAGCACAGGCTGCAGTACTGAATAC ATTTTTGTCGATACTTTGCAACTCTACGGACATCACAGGTATCGCAGTTCATTCACAGGCAGAA GGTAATTGCTGTCAGCTGGTGGATTGCAGCAAACATCCTGAAGACAACGCATCCAAGAAGCTGAGCATCAGTAAGACTGCTGACTCCGTGCCAAGTTCCCCGTATATCATATACACCGACACGACTAACGAGGAGCTGGTCATTAACATTGAAA ATGACATAATTCAAAAAGCCATGAAGCGAGCCAAGAGGCAGGGAGCCCGAAAATTGCAAGTCCGGGATCGAAATATAATACAGGGGCCAGGAAAATGGAAACTGGACAGCACTCTGCCTGCCGGTAAATCGGGTGGGACAGCCCGACCTCCTATAAAGGTTAATCAGCGTAAAGAGAAACACAACTTCAAAGAGAGAGACCGCAG GAAAAGAATTCGTCTGTGTTGCAATGAGCTGAACACGTTGGTACCGTACTGCAACTCTGATACGGACACAGCCACAACGCTTCAGTGGACAATCGCCTATCTCAAATACATCAGAGAGATCTACGGAGACTCCCTAAAACAG GGCTTTCAGAAAACGTTCTGCGGGACAACCGGTGTCCGGATCAAGCCGAGCTGTGCCGACGATGCCACAAAATGTGAGAATGCAACATCCAAGGAGTGA
- the LOC113651794 gene encoding transcription factor-like 5 protein isoform X1, with amino-acid sequence MTMPVSGKTSHVMPPSGQYLSEPVNMIVSQKGCDQAQVINLMEMTKVEYTHLQHLIQSHMIAQDGAEEVQGNPPSSKDCESEKSCKMSPSPYTSPACHPDASSSSSLATDELFVSVPNNQGPEDSKEVKMLLYSDVSNTSCLGQSTPLCSGEVPSSEETNIRSIREAVRERNRMDLGSRPNPPARVCLEKRFACNSSDLTEKQGAQAAVLNTFLSILCNSTDITGIAVHSQAEVSSEAEKSAVVVHSYAGNQGNCCQLVDCSKHPEDNASKKLSISKTADSVPSSPYIIYTDTTNEELVINIENDIIQKAMKRAKRQGARKLQVRDRNIIQGPGKWKLDSTLPAGKSGGTARPPIKVNQRKEKHNFKERDRRKRIRLCCNELNTLVPYCNSDTDTATTLQWTIAYLKYIREIYGDSLKQGFQKTFCGTTGVRIKPSCADDATKCENATSKE; translated from the exons ATGACCATGCCAGTATCAGGTAAGACATCACATGTGATGCCTCCTTCGGGTCAGTACCTATCTGAACCTGTGAACATGATCGTCAGTCAGAAGGGATGTGACCAAGCTCAGGTGATCAACCTTATGGAAATGACCAAGGTTGAATACACACACCTTCAGCACCTCATTCAATCCCATATGATAGCTCAGGACGGTGCCGAAGAGGTCCAGGGAAATCCACCGTCTTCTAAAGACTGCGAGAGTGAAAAGAGCTGCAAGATGTCTCCATCTCCATACACGTCACCTGCGTGTCATCCAGATGcatcttcttcatcctctttAGCCACAGATGAGCTGTTTGTTTCGGTACCTAATAACCAGGGACCAGAAGACAGTAAGGAAGTTAAAATGCTGCTTTACAGTGATGTGAGTAACACCAGTTGTTTAGGACAGAGCACTCCACTCTGCAGTGGTGAGGTTCCCAGCTCCGAGGAGACAAACATCAGGTCTATCAGGGAagcagtaagagagagaaaccGAATGGACCTTGGTTCAAGACCTAACCCACCCGCACGGGTTTGTTTGGAGAAGAGATTCGCTTGCAACTCGAGCGATTTAACCGAAAAACAGGGAGCACAGGCTGCAGTACTGAATAC ATTTTTGTCGATACTTTGCAACTCTACGGACATCACAGGTATCGCAGTTCATTCACAGGCAGAAGTGAGTTCTGAAGCAGAGAAGTCGGCTGTAGTAGTGCATTCATACGCAGGCAatcaa GGTAATTGCTGTCAGCTGGTGGATTGCAGCAAACATCCTGAAGACAACGCATCCAAGAAGCTGAGCATCAGTAAGACTGCTGACTCCGTGCCAAGTTCCCCGTATATCATATACACCGACACGACTAACGAGGAGCTGGTCATTAACATTGAAA ATGACATAATTCAAAAAGCCATGAAGCGAGCCAAGAGGCAGGGAGCCCGAAAATTGCAAGTCCGGGATCGAAATATAATACAGGGGCCAGGAAAATGGAAACTGGACAGCACTCTGCCTGCCGGTAAATCGGGTGGGACAGCCCGACCTCCTATAAAGGTTAATCAGCGTAAAGAGAAACACAACTTCAAAGAGAGAGACCGCAG GAAAAGAATTCGTCTGTGTTGCAATGAGCTGAACACGTTGGTACCGTACTGCAACTCTGATACGGACACAGCCACAACGCTTCAGTGGACAATCGCCTATCTCAAATACATCAGAGAGATCTACGGAGACTCCCTAAAACAG GGCTTTCAGAAAACGTTCTGCGGGACAACCGGTGTCCGGATCAAGCCGAGCTGTGCCGACGATGCCACAAAATGTGAGAATGCAACATCCAAGGAGTGA
- the LOC113651794 gene encoding uncharacterized protein LOC113651794 isoform X3: MTMPVSGKTSHVMPPSGQYLSEPVNMIVSQKGCDQAQVINLMEMTKVEYTHLQHLIQSHMIAQDGAEEVQGNPPSSKDCESEKSCKMSPSPYTSPACHPDASSSSSLATDELFVSVPNNQGPEDSKEVKMLLYSDVSNTSCLGQSTPLCSGEVPSSEETNIRSIREAVRERNRMDLGSRPNPPARVCLEKRFACNSSDLTEKQGAQAAVLNTFLSILCNSTDITGIAVHSQAEVSSEAEKSAVVVHSYAGNQGNCCQLVDCSKHPEDNASKKLSISKTADSVPSSPYIIYTDTTNEELVINIENDIIQKAMKRAKRQGARKLQVRDRNIIQGPGKWKLDSTLPAGKSGGTARPPIKVNQRKEKHNFKERDRRAFRKRSAGQPVSGSSRAVPTMPQNVRMQHPRSDLLYLQLILH; this comes from the exons ATGACCATGCCAGTATCAGGTAAGACATCACATGTGATGCCTCCTTCGGGTCAGTACCTATCTGAACCTGTGAACATGATCGTCAGTCAGAAGGGATGTGACCAAGCTCAGGTGATCAACCTTATGGAAATGACCAAGGTTGAATACACACACCTTCAGCACCTCATTCAATCCCATATGATAGCTCAGGACGGTGCCGAAGAGGTCCAGGGAAATCCACCGTCTTCTAAAGACTGCGAGAGTGAAAAGAGCTGCAAGATGTCTCCATCTCCATACACGTCACCTGCGTGTCATCCAGATGcatcttcttcatcctctttAGCCACAGATGAGCTGTTTGTTTCGGTACCTAATAACCAGGGACCAGAAGACAGTAAGGAAGTTAAAATGCTGCTTTACAGTGATGTGAGTAACACCAGTTGTTTAGGACAGAGCACTCCACTCTGCAGTGGTGAGGTTCCCAGCTCCGAGGAGACAAACATCAGGTCTATCAGGGAagcagtaagagagagaaaccGAATGGACCTTGGTTCAAGACCTAACCCACCCGCACGGGTTTGTTTGGAGAAGAGATTCGCTTGCAACTCGAGCGATTTAACCGAAAAACAGGGAGCACAGGCTGCAGTACTGAATAC ATTTTTGTCGATACTTTGCAACTCTACGGACATCACAGGTATCGCAGTTCATTCACAGGCAGAAGTGAGTTCTGAAGCAGAGAAGTCGGCTGTAGTAGTGCATTCATACGCAGGCAatcaa GGTAATTGCTGTCAGCTGGTGGATTGCAGCAAACATCCTGAAGACAACGCATCCAAGAAGCTGAGCATCAGTAAGACTGCTGACTCCGTGCCAAGTTCCCCGTATATCATATACACCGACACGACTAACGAGGAGCTGGTCATTAACATTGAAA ATGACATAATTCAAAAAGCCATGAAGCGAGCCAAGAGGCAGGGAGCCCGAAAATTGCAAGTCCGGGATCGAAATATAATACAGGGGCCAGGAAAATGGAAACTGGACAGCACTCTGCCTGCCGGTAAATCGGGTGGGACAGCCCGACCTCCTATAAAGGTTAATCAGCGTAAAGAGAAACACAACTTCAAAGAGAGAGACCGCAG GGCTTTCAGAAAACGTTCTGCGGGACAACCGGTGTCCGGATCAAGCCGAGCTGTGCCGACGATGCCACAAAATGTGAGAATGCAACATCCAAGGAGTGACTTACTGTATCTGCAACTAATTTTGCATTAG